The Terrirubrum flagellatum nucleotide sequence CGGCGATCCCTCCGCGGCCGCACGCAATACGCGCAAGATGATCGAGGAGGAGAAGGTCGACATTCTCATCGGAACATCGGGCGCGCCGGGCACGCTCGCGATGGCGGCTGTCGCCGTCGAGCAGAAGACGCCGATGATCGCGATCTCGCCGATTCCGCCTGTTGCGACAGGTGACGGCGGCCCATGGGTTGTTTCGATTCCGCAGCCGCCAACGCTGATGGTGTCCGCAGTGGTCGAGCAGATGAAGAAGAACGGCGTGAAGACCGTCGGCTATATCGGCTTCACCGACGCGTGGGGCGATCTCGTCTATGACGCGCTGATGAAGGCGGCGGAGCCCGCAGGCATCAAGGTGCTCACCAATGAGCGCTATGCCCGCGCCGACACCACCGTGACAGCGCAGACGCTGAAGATCATCGCGGCGCGGCCCGACGCCGTGATGACCGGCGGCGCCGGAACGCCTGGCGCGCTGCCGTTTCTCGCTCTCAAGGAGCGCGGCTATCGCGGGCCGATCTATGGCACGCACGCGCTCATCAATCCCGACTTCATCCGCGTTGGCGGCGCTGCGGTCGAGGGCGTGCTGGCGCCGACGGGGCCGGTGATCGTCGCCGAGCAGTTGCCAGATTCAAATCCGATCAAGAAGATCAGCATGGATTTCCGCGCCGCGCATCTGAAGGCGAACAATATGCCGGCGACCGATGCGTTCTCCGCCTATTCGTTCGACGGGTGGCTGGTGTTCGCCGATGCCGCGAAGCGCGCGCTGGCGAATGCGCAGCCGGGAACGCCGGAATTCAGGGCCGCGCTTCGCGCCGCGCTGTTCACCACCAAGGATGTCGTCGGCACGCATGGCGTCTACACCTATACGCCGGCCGGGCTCTACGGGCTCGACGAGCGCGCGCGGGTGATGGTGACTCTGGAGAAGGGTCAGTGGAAACTCATGCAGTGAGCCTGCTCTTGGGATATTGATCAGCGGGCGGCGCCAAGCCGCTCGCGAATGTCAGCACGGTCGAACGTCATGAAGCCGATCCGCATCTGGTATCAGAGCTATGTCGATTATGAGAATGGCAAGACCTATTGGGATCGGCTGCGCGCTCACTTGAACGATATCGTCGACCCCGGCACGACGGTCGACGTGCATGGCGTCACGCCGCATAATTCCTATGCCCATTCTCTCGTTGAATTTCGCTGCGCGCGCGAGATGATCTGCAACGCCGTGCGCGCCGAGCGGGAAGGTTACGACGCCTTCGTGATCGGCCACTTCCAGGACGCCGGACTTTATGAAGCGCGCTCGGTCGTCGATATTCCGGTGCTGGCGCTCGGCGAAGCGTCGATGCTCTACGCGTGCCAGCTCGGACAGCGCGCCGGAATCGTGACGATCAATCCACGCTTCATTCCCTGGTTCCGGCATCAGATCGCGAAGTACGGTCTGGAGAAGCGCGTGTCCGGCGTGCATTCCATGACGTTCGAGCCCGGCCAGATTCTCAAGGCCTATGAGTCCGACGCGTTGGCCGACGAGGTCGAGGCGCTGTTCGCCGAGCAGGCGAAGCCGCTAACCGCCGACGGAGTCGATACGCTGATTCCCGGCGGCGGCATTCCCATGCTGCTGTTTTCGCGGTTGCGCGAGCATGCGATCGGTGGCGCGCCCGTGATCAACGGCATCCCGATCGTGATCAAGATGGCGGAGATGGCGGTGAAGCTGCGCAGGCTGACGGGCCTTGGCGTCAGCCGCGCATCGGAATTCATCAAGCCGCCGCCTGAGATCATCGCCGAGTTTCTGGCGCATCCCAAGGGTTTGTGAGTCATCGCAAGGCGAACCTGTTCGCGCCGCAGCCTTTGACTGCGACGCAAATGCGAATTCTTTAGCGGTCGTAATTCAGCTTCGGATACCAATCAGTTCCGCGACCTTCCGGCGTGCAGTCAAGCACCATCCAGAGCGGCGCGGGATCTGGCGCGCCGCGCGGATCCTGACCGGGATCGGCGGTCGATCCCGACATTTCGGCCGACCAGAAATGGCGGATCGTCCCGTCGTGATGCGTGAACACGTTGAGCGCCGGAATTTCCGAGCCGTCGGGCAGCACGCCGAAATAATCGCGCGAATAATTTCCGTTGAGATCGCTGTAGAGACGCAAGTTTTTCCAGCCGCGCTCGCGCTTCC carries:
- a CDS encoding ABC transporter substrate-binding protein; amino-acid sequence: MFRPKIRGFIAAAAMLAASTSFASADITVGFMTGYTGPGASIGIPYGRGIAAAMAYLDTIGGQKIKLVQMDDGGDPSAAARNTRKMIEEEKVDILIGTSGAPGTLAMAAVAVEQKTPMIAISPIPPVATGDGGPWVVSIPQPPTLMVSAVVEQMKKNGVKTVGYIGFTDAWGDLVYDALMKAAEPAGIKVLTNERYARADTTVTAQTLKIIAARPDAVMTGGAGTPGALPFLALKERGYRGPIYGTHALINPDFIRVGGAAVEGVLAPTGPVIVAEQLPDSNPIKKISMDFRAAHLKANNMPATDAFSAYSFDGWLVFADAAKRALANAQPGTPEFRAALRAALFTTKDVVGTHGVYTYTPAGLYGLDERARVMVTLEKGQWKLMQ
- a CDS encoding aspartate/glutamate racemase family protein, which produces MSARSNVMKPIRIWYQSYVDYENGKTYWDRLRAHLNDIVDPGTTVDVHGVTPHNSYAHSLVEFRCAREMICNAVRAEREGYDAFVIGHFQDAGLYEARSVVDIPVLALGEASMLYACQLGQRAGIVTINPRFIPWFRHQIAKYGLEKRVSGVHSMTFEPGQILKAYESDALADEVEALFAEQAKPLTADGVDTLIPGGGIPMLLFSRLREHAIGGAPVINGIPIVIKMAEMAVKLRRLTGLGVSRASEFIKPPPEIIAEFLAHPKGL